One Streptomyces sp. NBC_00554 DNA segment encodes these proteins:
- a CDS encoding DUF4865 family protein, producing MHAMQYELTLPADYDMDIIRARATGKGPLLDDFPGLGLKAYLMRERGVDGSPVNQYGPFYLWNTPEGMNSFLWGPGFQGLVDDFGRPEVRHWTCLSYEEGVAAGSPARVAVRGRQSVPEGVRLSEVMAGAVREAERLASLDGAVCAAAVVDPRHWELVHFSLWDHDAPRVPGEVFQVLYVNTPERDRIPRGRQW from the coding sequence ATGCACGCCATGCAGTACGAACTCACCCTGCCCGCCGACTACGACATGGACATCATCCGCGCCCGGGCAACGGGCAAGGGGCCGCTGCTCGACGACTTCCCCGGCCTCGGCCTCAAGGCGTATCTGATGCGCGAGCGCGGGGTCGACGGGTCGCCGGTCAACCAGTACGGGCCGTTCTATCTGTGGAACACCCCCGAGGGCATGAACTCCTTTCTCTGGGGCCCGGGTTTCCAGGGGCTCGTCGACGACTTCGGGCGGCCGGAGGTGCGGCACTGGACCTGCCTCTCGTACGAGGAGGGGGTCGCAGCCGGTTCCCCGGCCAGGGTCGCCGTGCGTGGGCGGCAGAGCGTGCCCGAGGGGGTGCGGCTCTCCGAGGTGATGGCGGGGGCCGTGCGGGAGGCCGAGCGGCTGGCCTCGCTCGACGGTGCGGTCTGCGCGGCCGCCGTCGTCGATCCGCGTCACTGGGAGCTCGTGCACTTCTCGCTCTGGGACCACGACGCGCCGAGGGTCCCGGGTGAGGTGTTCCAAGTGCTGTACGTCAACACGCCGGAGCGCGACCGGATTCCGCGTGGCCGGCAGTGGTGA
- a CDS encoding TetR/AcrR family transcriptional regulator — protein sequence MSTPERLIESTRELLWERGYVGTSPKAILERAGAGQGSMYHHFKGKPDLALAAIRRTAEELRATAEGVLSAPGSPYERIEAYLRRERDVLRGCPVGRLTMDPDVIASDELRAPVDETIDWLRERLAGIVEEGQEQGQFAPSLDAEEIAATIVATVQGGYVLARASGSPAAFDTGVRGLLSLLGSAGTADSTPR from the coding sequence ATGAGCACTCCGGAGCGGCTGATCGAGTCCACGCGCGAGCTGTTGTGGGAGCGCGGTTACGTGGGGACCAGCCCCAAGGCGATCCTGGAACGCGCAGGCGCGGGGCAGGGCAGCATGTACCACCACTTCAAGGGCAAGCCCGATCTGGCGCTCGCGGCGATCCGCCGCACCGCCGAGGAGCTGCGCGCTACTGCCGAGGGCGTACTGAGCGCGCCCGGATCACCGTACGAGCGCATCGAGGCGTATCTGCGCCGCGAACGTGACGTCCTGCGCGGCTGCCCGGTCGGGCGGCTGACGATGGACCCGGACGTGATCGCCAGCGACGAGCTGCGTGCCCCGGTCGACGAGACGATCGACTGGCTGCGTGAGCGGCTGGCGGGAATCGTCGAAGAGGGCCAGGAGCAGGGCCAGTTCGCGCCCTCGCTCGATGCGGAGGAGATCGCCGCCACGATCGTCGCGACCGTGCAGGGCGGCTATGTGCTGGCGCGTGCCTCCGGTTCACCGGCCGCGTTCGACACGGGAGTTCGCGGCCTGCTCTCCCTGCTCGGGTCGGCAGGTACCGCCGATTCGACGCCCCGCTGA
- a CDS encoding ABC transporter ATP-binding protein codes for MTTATVTKAAAGVTDAVKVYGSGDTAVRALDGVSVGFPAGRFTAIMGPSGSGKSTLMHCAAGLDTLTSGAAFIGDTELSTLDDRRLTLLRRDRVGFVFQAFNLVPTLTVAENITLPLDLAGAKGSREWIDALVDVVGLRDRLHHRPSELSGGQQQRVAVARAFAGRPDVVFADEPTGNLDSRSGEEVLGLLGRAVRQMDRTVVMVTHDPVAAAHADEVVFLADGRLVDRMESPTADKVLDRLKAFDSKGAPS; via the coding sequence ATGACCACCGCGACGGTCACGAAGGCGGCGGCCGGTGTCACCGACGCCGTCAAGGTGTACGGGAGCGGAGACACCGCCGTGCGGGCCCTGGACGGGGTGAGCGTCGGCTTTCCCGCCGGACGCTTCACCGCGATCATGGGGCCCTCGGGCTCCGGCAAGTCCACCCTGATGCACTGCGCGGCCGGCCTGGACACCCTCACCTCCGGCGCGGCCTTCATCGGCGACACCGAGCTGAGCACGCTCGACGACCGCCGGCTCACCCTCCTGCGCCGCGACCGCGTCGGCTTCGTCTTCCAGGCGTTCAACCTGGTCCCGACGCTGACCGTCGCGGAGAACATCACCCTGCCCCTGGACCTCGCGGGGGCGAAGGGTTCCCGTGAGTGGATCGACGCCCTCGTCGACGTCGTCGGCCTGCGCGACCGGCTCCACCACCGCCCGAGCGAGCTATCCGGCGGGCAGCAGCAACGCGTTGCCGTGGCAAGGGCGTTCGCCGGTCGGCCCGACGTAGTCTTCGCCGACGAACCGACCGGCAACCTCGACTCCCGCTCCGGCGAGGAGGTGCTCGGCCTCCTCGGCCGCGCGGTGCGCCAGATGGACCGCACGGTCGTCATGGTCACGCACGACCCGGTCGCCGCCGCACACGCCGACGAGGTCGTCTTCCTCGCCGACGGCCGCCTCGTGGACCGGATGGAATCCCCGACGGCGGACAAGGTCCTCGACCGCCTGAAGGCCTTCGACAGCAA
- a CDS encoding SHOCT domain-containing protein: MHTLANWDGGPGPWILFFPIIWAAVVIGVVTVLRRTAWRGRRGPWNAMADSRPTGDSPIAVLGRRFASGEIDEDEYWRRISVLDEQFGRTGKGGAA, encoded by the coding sequence ATGCACACCCTGGCGAACTGGGACGGCGGACCCGGCCCGTGGATCCTCTTCTTCCCGATCATCTGGGCGGCCGTCGTGATCGGCGTCGTGACCGTCCTGCGCCGCACCGCCTGGCGCGGCCGTCGCGGCCCGTGGAACGCGATGGCCGACTCCCGCCCGACGGGTGACTCGCCGATCGCGGTGCTCGGCCGCCGCTTCGCCTCCGGCGAGATCGACGAGGACGAGTACTGGCGCCGGATCTCCGTCCTGGACGAGCAGTTCGGGCGTACGGGCAAGGGCGGTGCGGCATGA
- a CDS encoding ROK family protein, with translation MNGKAGPRAAGEGNTRARLDRGRGALGPALELVHTGRAPTRAVLTAELGVTRATAGAVAAELEALGLIRVDARPGAAAGSQGRPSHRLEVAEDGPVALAAQVHADGFRAALVGLGGRLVATAPGCETVDADPAKVLGSVVEAGAALLRETGLRCVGAGLAVPSAVAEPEGLALNPLHLAWPAGSPVRQIFAEKVRAAGIQGPAFAANDVNLAALAEHRHGAGRGARDLLCVATGHRGVGGALVLDGRLHTGSSGLALEVGHLTVNPEGRPCYCGSRGCLDVEADPLAFLTAAGLDPGPEVSLLQQANDLIRDQYADPAVRMATEALIDRLGLGLAGLVNILNPDRIILGGLHRTLLDADPDRLRAVVADRSLWGQSGGVPILPCTLDHNSLVGAAELAWQPVLDDPLGALAA, from the coding sequence ATGAACGGCAAGGCGGGCCCCCGGGCGGCGGGGGAAGGGAACACGCGTGCGCGGCTGGACCGGGGGCGCGGGGCGCTCGGTCCCGCGCTGGAACTCGTGCACACCGGACGTGCGCCGACGCGTGCCGTGCTCACCGCCGAGCTGGGGGTCACCAGGGCGACCGCGGGCGCCGTGGCCGCGGAGCTGGAGGCGCTGGGGCTGATCCGGGTCGACGCACGGCCCGGCGCGGCGGCAGGTTCGCAGGGGCGGCCCTCGCACCGCCTGGAGGTCGCCGAGGACGGGCCCGTCGCGCTCGCCGCGCAGGTGCACGCCGACGGGTTCCGCGCCGCGCTGGTGGGCCTCGGCGGGCGTCTGGTCGCGACCGCGCCCGGCTGCGAGACGGTCGACGCCGATCCCGCGAAGGTGCTCGGCTCCGTCGTCGAGGCCGGCGCCGCACTGCTCCGCGAGACCGGGCTGCGCTGCGTGGGCGCCGGACTCGCCGTCCCGTCCGCCGTCGCCGAACCCGAAGGGCTCGCCCTCAATCCACTGCACCTGGCCTGGCCCGCGGGCTCCCCGGTACGCCAGATCTTCGCCGAGAAGGTGCGCGCGGCCGGAATCCAGGGGCCCGCGTTCGCCGCCAACGACGTCAACCTCGCCGCCCTCGCCGAACACCGCCACGGCGCGGGCCGCGGCGCCCGCGACCTGCTGTGCGTGGCCACCGGACACCGGGGCGTCGGCGGCGCCCTCGTCCTCGACGGCCGCCTCCACACGGGCAGTTCGGGGCTCGCCCTCGAAGTCGGCCACCTCACCGTCAACCCCGAGGGCCGCCCCTGCTACTGCGGCAGCCGCGGCTGCCTCGACGTGGAAGCGGACCCGCTGGCCTTCCTCACCGCGGCCGGCCTCGACCCCGGCCCCGAGGTCTCGCTGCTCCAGCAGGCCAACGACCTGATCCGCGACCAGTACGCCGACCCGGCCGTCCGCATGGCCACCGAAGCGCTGATCGACCGCCTCGGCCTCGGCCTCGCCGGCCTGGTCAACATCCTCAACCCGGACCGCATCATCCTCGGCGGCCTGCACCGCACCCTGCTCGACGCCGACCCGGACCGCCTCCGCGCCGTCGTCGCCGACCGCAGCCTGTGGGGCCAGAGCGGCGGCGTACCGATCCTCCCCTGCACGCTGGACCACAACAGCCTGGTGGGTGCGGCCGAGTTGGCTTGGCAGCCGGTGCTGGACGATCCGCTGGGGGCGCTGGCCGCCTAG
- a CDS encoding phosphotriesterase: protein MVRTVLGDTLPEDLGVCDAHDHLFLSSPLLSGQELDDTSAVRAELTAFREAGGGSVAQWTPYGMGRRAADLPLLSRDTGVHVIAATGLHQAAHYAPELLTELRGRLAEVFVSELTSGIGASGVRAGLIKVAGGFHALDAHARWTMAAAAEAHHATGAPIGVHLELGTGALDVLDLLCGELDVPPHRVILGHLNRSPDFVTQRQAAESGAYLAFDGPSRANHATDWRMPDAVHALADAGHGDRLLLGGDTTTAAARSANGGPGMPYLLRRVRPRLELALGEGLVEQMLTANPGRAFAVDWR from the coding sequence ATGGTCCGTACGGTTCTCGGGGACACGCTCCCCGAGGACTTGGGGGTGTGCGACGCGCACGACCACCTCTTCCTGAGCAGCCCCCTACTCTCAGGCCAGGAACTCGACGACACCTCCGCGGTGCGGGCCGAGCTGACCGCGTTCCGCGAGGCGGGCGGCGGGAGCGTCGCGCAGTGGACGCCGTACGGCATGGGCCGACGCGCCGCCGATCTGCCGCTGCTCTCCCGCGACACCGGCGTCCACGTGATCGCCGCGACCGGACTGCACCAAGCGGCGCACTACGCACCGGAGTTGCTCACCGAGCTGCGCGGCAGACTGGCCGAGGTCTTCGTCTCCGAGCTGACGTCAGGCATCGGCGCGTCGGGTGTCCGGGCCGGACTGATCAAGGTCGCGGGCGGCTTTCACGCCCTCGACGCACACGCCCGCTGGACGATGGCCGCCGCGGCCGAGGCCCACCACGCCACGGGTGCGCCCATCGGCGTGCATCTGGAGCTGGGCACCGGCGCGCTCGACGTACTCGACCTGCTGTGCGGGGAGTTGGACGTGCCACCGCACCGGGTGATCCTGGGTCACCTCAACCGCTCACCGGACTTCGTGACCCAGCGTCAGGCCGCCGAGTCGGGCGCCTACCTGGCCTTCGACGGCCCCTCCCGCGCCAACCACGCCACCGACTGGCGCATGCCCGACGCCGTACACGCCCTCGCCGACGCCGGTCACGGCGACCGCCTGCTCCTCGGCGGCGACACGACGACCGCCGCGGCACGCTCGGCCAACGGCGGTCCGGGGATGCCGTATCTGCTGCGCCGGGTACGCCCGAGGCTCGAACTCGCCCTGGGTGAGGGCTTGGTGGAGCAGATGCTCACTGCCAACCCTGGGCGCGCCTTCGCCGTGGACTGGCGTTAG